The following nucleotide sequence is from Gemmatimonadaceae bacterium.
CGACGCGGGAGCTGAGGCGGCGGGCTCGCTCAGCGCGTCGGGCGACCCAGATGTTGCTACGTCATTCAGCTCGCTCATAGCCCGGCGGGACCGTTCGCCCATCGTGGACTCTCGTCTGTACTCGAGCAGCGGCGTTCCTCACGCAATCTAGAGCGCGGAACCCGGGTTGACGCGATCCCGCCCCCGGGCTGTCCGATTCTGGAGTGGAAATCCCACGAGCGGACAAGGGGCATGGCTCCGACGACGCTTCGCGGTCGCCAACGCGTTGTCGCACCCCCGGTTGACGCACGATCGCGACAGGCACGCTTCTTACCATCTGCACCCAACGCGCCGACCATGAGAGAGCACCCTACGATGTTCGAAGATCTGCGACTTGCCGCCCGCGCGATGTACCGCGACCGAGGCCTCGCCACCGCCGCGGTGCTCTGCCTCGCCCTCGGCATCGGTGGCACGACGATCGTGTACAGCGTCACATCCGCACTCGTGCTCCACCCCGTTCCGGCGACGGATCCCTCCGGCCTCGTGATGGTCGCCGAGGTGCCGCCGGCGAAACCGGGCCCGGACGACGCCGAGATGGCGCCCGCGAACTACGGGGACCTCGCTCGACGGAATCGCAGCTTCAGCGAGCTCGCGGCGTTCACCAACCTCGACGCCAACCTGACCGGAATCGACGAACCGGAGCGCATCGCCGGCTTTCGAGTGACTCCGAGCTACTTCCATCTGCTTGGTGTCCTGCCCGCGCTGGGCCGCTTGTTCACCGATGAAGACGCGCGCTACACCACTTCGCCGGACGTCGTCATCATCAGCGACGGACTCTGGCACCGGAGGTTCGGCAGGGACCTTGGCGTCGTCGGCCGAAAGGTGCAGATCAACGACGTGCCGCGCACGATCGTCGGCGTGTTGCCCGCCGGCTTCGTCTTTCCACCGGGCGCCGAGCTGTGGACGCCGCTCTCGCTCGCCGGAGACTACGGCCGCGAGCGCGACGGGCGATTCCTGCGAGGTGTGCTCGCCAGGCTTCGCCCCGAAATTTCGCTCGCGCGGGCGCGCGCCGACGTGCACGGCATCATGCAGCAGCTGCAACGCGAGTATCCTGAGGACGACGGTAAGTGGGACATGCGCGTCGAGGATGCCAACGCCTTCTATGGACAACATCCCCGGCCGTTCATGCTCGCCCAGCTCGCCGCCGTCGTGCTCGTGCTGCTCATCGCGTGCGCGAACGTCGCCAACCTGCTGCTCGCTCGCGCTACGACCCGCACTCGCGAAATCGCCGTCCGCGTCGCGCTGGGCGCGTCGCGCGGACGCGTCGTGCGCCAACAGCTCGCCGAGTCCCTGCTGCTCGCGTTCGCCGGCGGACTGCTCGGCACTCTGTTCTCCGTCTGGGGAATCGAGGCGGTGCGCGCCATGCTCCCCGCCGAACAGGCGAGATTGAATCCCGGATGGACGCGCATGGAGCTGAGCGCGGGTGTGCTCGCCTTCACCGCCGCGGTCTCCGTCGTCTCGGCGCTGCTCGTGAGCCTGGCTCCCGCGTTCGTCGCGAGCGGCGCGGATCCGAGGCAGGCGCTCAACGAAGGCGGACGCAGTGCGTCGCATGGTCCCTCGAAGCACCGGCTGCGCGGATTGCTCATCGCCGGCGAGATGGCCCTCGCCCTCACGATGCTCGTCGGCACGATGGTCACCGTGCGCGGCTTCGTAGCGGTCGCCAACGAAGCGCCGGGCTATCGCGTCGATCACGCGCTCACGATGCAGCTCACCGCGCCCATCGCGCGCTACAGGACGACGGCCGACGCCGAGGCGATGTACACGCGTGTGCTCGATGCCGTTCGGGCGGAGCCCGGCGTGACCGGCGCGGCATTGTCGACGATGCTGCCCCCCGACTGGGCCAAGTACGACAGCCGGATTTTTCTCGAGGGCGAGCCGCGTCCGACGCGCAGCGATCCGGCTCGTACGCCTCGCTGGCAGATGGTGACGCCCGGCTATTTCGCGACGATGGACATCCCGCTCGTCCGCGGCCGCGCCTTCACCGACCACGACGATTCGACGTCGGCGAGCGCGATCGTGGTGAGCGAGTCGATGGCGCGCGCGTATTGGCCGAATGAAAGCCCCGTCGGCAAACGCATCGGGTGCGCGTGCGACGACACGACGATGATGACCGTCGTCGGCGTAGTCGGCGACGTTCACTTCAACCCCAACGTCGGTCCTGCCGACGCGCCCACCTACTACGTGAGCGCCGCGCAGGCGCATCCATGGCGCACGAAGTCGTTGGTCGTTCGCACGAAGGGCGATCCCGCGTCGATGACGCGCCGGATCGAGCGCGCGATCGCGGGTGTCGCGCCGACGGTGGCGCCGGGCAGCGTGCTGACGCTCGATCACGTGCAGCGCAGCGCTCTTTCGCCGCAACGCATCACGAGCGAGATGATGGCGGCGTTCGCTGTCGTCGCGTTGCTCTTGGCGGCGGTCGGCATCCACGGCGTGATTTCGTACACGGTGGCGCAGCGAACGCACGACATCGGGATCCGCACGGCACTCGGCGCGCAAGGTGCCGACGTCGTGCGAGGCGTGGTCGGTCCGGCGATGGGATTCATCGTAGTCGGCGCCGGCGTCGGCGTGGTTGGCGCGATGCTGATGACCCGCACACTCGCGCACCTGCTGACGCAGCGTTCGCCGAGCGACCCGGTGTCGTTCGTCGCCGCGGTCGCGGTGCTCGCATCCGCGGCGATCGCCGGCGCGTATCTCCCGGCGCGGCGAGCGATGCGCATCGATCCGGCGATCGCGCTGAGACGCGACGTGTAACACCGGCACCGCGCGAGCGGTGGACGGTGACGCGTCGACGCTTCAACGGATCGACAGTAACAGTCCCTACTGTCCACCCGTCCAACCAGAGCATGTGCGTGTGCAACGGCGGCCTTGACGGCTCCCCCGCGCCCCCCCAAGGCGAGCTTGGCCTTGGGACGCATTCCGTTCGCGGACGCTTATGCGAGAACTCTAGTCGCGGCGGGTCGCCTCGATCGTTTGGTCTCGGACCGGGAATTGCCTTCGCTGCAACTTCGGTAGGCATGGCCCACCCGCCGCGCTTCGGCCCGTTGCCGAGCGGCGCCAGCGTTCGGCAGGGAGCTCAGATGTTCCGTCCGTTCCACTGCGTCGTCGGCGCGCTGTCGCTGATGGCCGCCGCATGCTACGACCACAGCAACTTCAATCAAGTCGGCAGCTTCGCCACCGTTCGCCTCGTCAATGCGACGGATACGCCCGTGTCGCTCGCCAACGCGGGAGTCCTCGACTCAGGCAACGCGCGGCTCGTGTTCGGTCAGTCCTCCAGCTGCGTCTTTGTCACCCTGAGCCACGCGCTGATCGATGGAATCGCGATCACGAACGGCGGGACCGGCGCGACCATTCCGCTCGCGGCAAGCCTGAAGTCCGGCGACAATGTCATCATCGTCGCGTTCGGCGATTCGGTCGGCAACATACAGCTCACGACGCTGGACAATCACTTCGTGCCGGCGGCAAACTCGGCGGGCTTGCGCTTCTTCAACGGCACGTCGAGCACGGCGCCGCTCCTCATGCACCGCAACGATCTCACCTTCACGTCGTTCGTCGGCCTCGGGTCGGCGAGCAGCTTCGTGAGCGTGCCGATCGACGCGGGGACGATCACCTTCAGCGACAAGCTGTCCGTCGTTCTCGACGCCGGCGTAATGGCGTTCCCTCTCGGTCAGAACTCGACCGTGGTGCTCGGTCCCCCCGCCCCCGCGGCGGTTCCGCTTCGCTTCTTCACGGTACAGGCCTGTTGAAGCCGATGTCCTGATGGGGCTGTCCGACGAGTGCCGGTTGCGCGAATTATACCCTGGTAATATTCTTCCATTTCGTATTCATTCCTGATAAATCGTCTTGGAGACCGGGGTTTTGGCTATGGAAGAGAGAGGCAGTTTCACCGCGTTCGCCGGCCATCGTCAGGTCGCCAGCGGCCCGTGGCCACAGCTTCTGACGGCGACGAAACGATACCTCGACGCCGGCGGCGAGCCCGTGCTGATCTTCGGCGACGAGACCGGCAAGCAGGTCGACGTCGACTTTCGCGGCACACTGGACGAGGTACTGTCTCGAGCCGGAGCCGCCGACGCGCCTCGCGTTGGCCCCGGACGGCCGAAGCTCGGCGTGGTCAGCAAGGAGGTCTCGTTGCTGCCGCGTCACTGGGAGTGGCTCGCCGAGCAGCCGAACGGAGCGTCGGCAACGCTGAGGCGTCTCGTCGACGCGGCCCGCAAAGCGACACCACGTTCCCGGCGGCTCCGCGACGCGGCCTATCGATTCATTTGGGCGGTCGCGGGCAATTTCGAGAATGCTGAAGAGGCGATCCGCGCCCTCTACGCCAAAGAGGACGCCCGCCTGGAACGACTGATGGAAAACTGGCCGGCCGACGTCCGCGAGCACGTGCTGCGGCTCGTCGCCGAGGCGTGGCGCGAGGAGAGTGCGCTCGGCGGTTAGTCCGCCAACCGGGGTGCGTACCGCTGCGCGCTCACTCCTCGCGTAGCGCGACGGTCGGGTCGACGCGCGTCGCGCGCAGCGCGGGGATGTACGTCGCGAGCATGGCCGTCGCGATCAAGATGATCGGCACGACCGCAAACGTGATCGCGTCGGTCGTGCTGATGCCGAACAGGAGACTCGCCATCACGCGCGTCAGCGCCGCGGCGCCGACCAGTCCGGCGACGACGCCGAGCGCGGTGAGCTCCGTACCGCGTCGCAATATCATCAACAGAATGCCTCCGCGATCGGCCCCGAGCGCCATGCGGACGCCGATGTCGTGCGAGCCTTGCGCGACGAGGCGCGACATCACGCCATAGACACCAATGACGGCGAGCAACAGCGCGAACGCGGCAAACGCGCCGAGCATCGTCGTCGCGAATCGCTGGCGCGCCATCGAGCCGCTCATTCGGTCGGACATCGTTTGAACGTCGTACACCGTGAGCGTCGGATCGAGGTCGTGCATCTTGCGGATCATCGCCCGGGCGATGGTGATTGGATCGCCGGTCGTTCTCGCCACTTGATAGCCCGCATTCGGGGA
It contains:
- a CDS encoding ABC transporter permease, with product MREHPTMFEDLRLAARAMYRDRGLATAAVLCLALGIGGTTIVYSVTSALVLHPVPATDPSGLVMVAEVPPAKPGPDDAEMAPANYGDLARRNRSFSELAAFTNLDANLTGIDEPERIAGFRVTPSYFHLLGVLPALGRLFTDEDARYTTSPDVVIISDGLWHRRFGRDLGVVGRKVQINDVPRTIVGVLPAGFVFPPGAELWTPLSLAGDYGRERDGRFLRGVLARLRPEISLARARADVHGIMQQLQREYPEDDGKWDMRVEDANAFYGQHPRPFMLAQLAAVVLVLLIACANVANLLLARATTRTREIAVRVALGASRGRVVRQQLAESLLLAFAGGLLGTLFSVWGIEAVRAMLPAEQARLNPGWTRMELSAGVLAFTAAVSVVSALLVSLAPAFVASGADPRQALNEGGRSASHGPSKHRLRGLLIAGEMALALTMLVGTMVTVRGFVAVANEAPGYRVDHALTMQLTAPIARYRTTADAEAMYTRVLDAVRAEPGVTGAALSTMLPPDWAKYDSRIFLEGEPRPTRSDPARTPRWQMVTPGYFATMDIPLVRGRAFTDHDDSTSASAIVVSESMARAYWPNESPVGKRIGCACDDTTMMTVVGVVGDVHFNPNVGPADAPTYYVSAAQAHPWRTKSLVVRTKGDPASMTRRIERAIAGVAPTVAPGSVLTLDHVQRSALSPQRITSEMMAAFAVVALLLAAVGIHGVISYTVAQRTHDIGIRTALGAQGADVVRGVVGPAMGFIVVGAGVGVVGAMLMTRTLAHLLTQRSPSDPVSFVAAVAVLASAAIAGAYLPARRAMRIDPAIALRRDV
- a CDS encoding DUF2239 family protein, coding for MEERGSFTAFAGHRQVASGPWPQLLTATKRYLDAGGEPVLIFGDETGKQVDVDFRGTLDEVLSRAGAADAPRVGPGRPKLGVVSKEVSLLPRHWEWLAEQPNGASATLRRLVDAARKATPRSRRLRDAAYRFIWAVAGNFENAEEAIRALYAKEDARLERLMENWPADVREHVLRLVAEAWREESALGG